From the genome of Labedella gwakjiensis:
TCCCAGCCGTGGGGCGAGTGGCTCGACTCCGGCCGGATCCGCCTCGCGGACCTCCCGGAGCGCGAGCACATCGTTCACACGCCGGCGTCGGTCTCGCGGCGCCAGCGCACCTTCGGTTACACGCAGGAGGAGGTGCGCATCCTCCTCATGCCCATGGGCCAGAACGGTGCGGAGCCGCTCGGCGCGATGGGGTCCGACACGCCGATCGCCGTCCTGTCGAAGCGCCCCCGTCTGCTCTTCGACTATTTCGTCCAGCAGTTCGCCCAGGTGACGAATCCGCCTCTCGACTCGATCAGGGAAGAGGTCGTCACCTCGCTGTCCTCCGGCCTCGGCCCGGAGCGGAACCTGCTCTCGTGGGGACCGGAGCACGCGAAGCAGGTCATCCTCGACTTCCCCGTCATCGACAACGACGAGCTCGCGAAGATCCAGCACATCGACCCGCGGCCGGGCGCCCGCACGACCACGACGATCCGCGGTCTCTACCGCGTCGACGACGGCCCGCAGGCGATGCAGTCGCGTATCGCCGAGATGTGCGCGGAGGTCGACGAGGCGATCGAGGCCGGGAGCGAGTTCATCGTCCTGAGCGACCGCGACTCCACGAAGGAGCTCGCACCGATCCCGTCCCTGTTGATGCTCGCGGCGGTCCAGCACCACCTCATCCGAGAGCAGAACCGGATGAAGGTCGGACTCGTCGTCGAGGCCGGCGACGTCCGCGAGGTCCACCACGTCGCGCTGCTCATCGGGTACGGCGCCTCCGCGGTGAACCCGTATCTCGCGATGGAGTCCTGCGAGGACCTCGTGCGGGCCGGGATGATCTCCGGGATCACTCCGGAGAAGGCCGTGAAGAACCTGATCTACGCGCTCGGCAAGGGCGTGCTCAAGATCATGTCCAAGATGGGCATCTCGACCGTGTCCTCGTATGCGGGTGCTCAGGCGTTCGAGGCCGTCGGTCTCAGCCAGTCGTTCGTCGACGCCTATTTCACGGGCACGGAGTCCAAGCTCGGAGGCGTCGGGATCGACGTGATCGCGAAGGAGAACGCCGAGCGCCATCGCGCCGCGTACCCCGAGGACCCCGCTGCGGTCGCGCACGAGCGGCTCGCGAGCGGCGGCGAGTACCAGTGGCGCCGCGACGGGCAGCCCCACCTCTTCAACCCCGACACGGTGTTCCGCCTCCAGCACTCGACGCGCACCCGGCGATACGACATCTTCCGTGAGTACACGGCCATGGTCGACGGTCAGGCGGAGGAGCTCATGACCCTCCGCGGCATGTTCGCCCTGAAGAAGGGCGTCCGGCCGTCGATCCCGCTCGACGAGGTCGAGCCGATCGAGGCGATCGTCAAGCGGTTCTCGACCGGAGCGATGAGCTACGGCTCGATCTCGCAGGAAGCGCACGAGACCCTCGCGATCGCGATGAACCGGCTCGGCGCCAAGTCGAACACGGGGGAGGGCGGCGAGGACGTCGACCGTCTCCTCGACCCCGAGCGCCGCAGCAGCATCAAGCAGGTGGCCTCCGGTCGCTTCGGCGTCACGAGCATGTACCTCACGCACGCCGACGACATCCAGATCAAGCTCGCCCAGGGCGCCAAGCCGGGAGAAGGCGGTCAGCTCCCGCCGGCCAAGGTGTACCCCTGGGTCGCTCGAACGCGTCACGCGACTCCGGGCGTCGGCCTCATCTCGCCGCCCCCGCACCACGACATCTACTCGATCGAGGACCTCAAGCAGCTCATCTTCGACCTCAAGCGGGCGAATCCGAAGGCTCGGATCCACACGAAGCTCGTGAGCCAGTCGGGAATCGGTGCGGTCGCGGCCGGGGTCGCCAAGGCGCTCTCCGACGTGATCCTCGTCTCGGGCCACGACGGCGGAACGGGCGCGAGTCCGCTCAACTCGCTGAAGCACGCCGGCACGCCGTGGGAACTCGGTCTCGCCGAGACCCAGCAGACGCTCATGCTCAACGGGATGCGCGACCGGGTGGTCGTGCAGGTCGACGGCCAGCTCAAGACCGGCCGCGACGTCGTCGTGGGCGCCTTGCTGGGAGCTGAGGAGTTCGGCTTCGCGACGGCACCACTCGTCGTCTCCGGTTGCATCATGATGCGCGTCTGCCACCTCGACACGTGTCCTGTCGGCGTCGCGACGCAGAACCCGGAGCTCCGCGCCCGCTTCAACGGCAAGCCCGAGTTCATCGTGAACTTCTTCGAGTTCATCGCCCAGGAGGTGCGCGAGTATCTCGCCGAGCTGGGCTTCCGCTCGCTCGACGAGGCGATCGGTCATCACGAGGTGCTCGACGTCGATCGCGCCGTCGACCACTGGAAGGCGTCGGGTCTCGACCTCGCGCCGATCCTCGTGGGCCCCGACTTCGCGGACGACGAGCCGCGGCTGAATGCGCGCGAGCAGAACCACGAGCTCGAGGACCACTTCGACGTGCGCCTCATCCGCGACAGCCGTGACGTGCTGGAGCACGGCGGCAGCGTGAAGATCGAGCTGCCCGTGCGCAACACCGCCCGTGCCGTCGGAACGATGCTCGGCCACGAGGTCACCATCCGTCACGGCGAACACGGCCTCCCGGTCGGATCCATCGACGTGACCCTGCACGGCTCCGCCGGCCAGTCTTTCGGTGCGTTCCTGCCCAACGGCATCACGCTGCGCCTCGAGGGCGACTCGAACGACTACGTGGGCAAGGGGCTCTCCGGCGGTCAGATCGTCATCCGACCGGCGCGGGGCAGCGGCTTCGTCGCCGAGGAGAACGTCATCGCCGGAAACGTGATCGGTTACGGGGCGACGCAGGGCACGATGTTCCTGCGCGGCATCGTCGGCGAACGGTTCCTCGTCCGCAACTCGGGCGTGACGGCCGTCGTCGACGGCGTGGGAGACCACGCGCTCGAATACATGACGGGTGGGCTCGCTCTCATCCTCGGTGGCACCGGCCGCAACCTCGGCGCCGGCATGTCGGGTGGCACGGCCTACGTCTACGACCTCGACGAGGCACGGGTGAACACCCAGTCCCTGCAGTCGGGAGAGCTGTCGCTCCTTCCGCTCGACTCGGCCGATGTCGAGATCGTGACGGATCTGCTCGAGAGGCACCAGGCGGAGACCGGCTCGACGCTCGCGGAACGGCTCCTCGCCGATCCGGAGACGATGGACAAGTTCGTGAAAGTACTCCCACGCGACTACGCGGCCGTCCTCGAGACGCGCCGTGGAGCGATCGACGAGGGGCTCGACCCCGACGGCGATGTCGTGTGGCGACGGATTCTGGAGGTGACCGGTGGCTGATCCCAAGGGTTTCTTGAAGGTACGGGAGCGGGAGCTGCCGAAGCGACGCCCCGTGCCCGTCCGCATCATGGACTGGAAAGAGGTCTACGAGCAGGGCGATCCGTCGCAGGTGCGCCGCCAGGCGGGCCGCTGCATGGATTGCGGCATCCCGTTCTGCCACCAGGGCTGCCCCCTGGGCAACCTCATCCCCGAGTGGAACGACCTCATGTGGCGCGGCGAGGGCCGACAGGCCATCGAGCGCCTCCACGCGACGAACAACTTCCCGGAGTTCACGGGCCGTCTCTGCCCGGCCCCGTGCGAGTCGTCCTGCGTGCTCGGAATCAACCAGCCTGCGGTGACGATCAAGCAGGTCGAGGTCTCGATCATCGACCAGGCGTTCCAGAACGGCTGGGTCGACTCCCACCCGCCGGAGCGGCTCACCGGCAAGACCGTCGCCGTCGTCGGATCGGGCCCCGCAGGGCTTGCCGCCGCGCAGCAGCTGACCCGCGCCGGGCACACCGTCGCGGTGTACGAGCGGGACGACCGCATCGGCGGCCTCCTGCGCTACGGCATCCCCGACTTCAAGATGGAGAAGCGCCACCTCGACCAGCGTCTGCGCCAGATGCAGGACGAGGGAACGCGTTTCCGCGCGGGCGTGAACATCGGCGTCGACATCTCGTGGGCGGACCTCCGTGCGCGCTACGACGCCGTCGTGGTGGCCACGGGCGCCCTGGTCCCGCGTGATCTGCCGATCCCCGGGCGAGACCTCAAGGGTGTCCACTACGCCATGGAGTACCTCGTCCAGGCGAACAAGGTCGGCGCCGGTGACTCGGTCCCCGCCCAGATCGTCGCGGAGGACAAGCACGTCGTCGTCCTCGGCGGTGGCGACACCGGCGCGGACTGCATCGGAACGGCGCATCGTCAGGGTGCGGCGTCCGTCACGAACCTCGCGATCGGCCGCCAGCCGGCCAGCGAGCGGACCGACGCCCAGCCGTGGCCGATGACCCCGACCCTCTTCGAGGTGGCGAGCGCCCACGAGGAGGGTGGTGAGCGCGAGTACCTGGTGTCGACGGTCGAGTTCGTCGGGAACGACGCGGGGGAGGTCGTCGCCCTGCGCGTGGCCGAGACCGAGTTCATCGACGGCAAGCGCGTCCCGAAGAGCGGCACCGAGCGCGAGATCCCCGCGGACCTCGTCCTCCTGGCGCTCGGGTTCACCGGGCCGGAATCCGACGACCTGTCGACGCAGCTCAGCGTTCCGTTCGACGGTCGCGGCAACGTGCAGCGCGACGGTGAGTACCAGACGTCCGAGCCGGGTGTGTTCGTCGCCGGCGACGCCGGGCGCGGCCAGTCGCTCATCGTCTGGGCGATCGCCGAGGGACGGGCCGCCGCATCGGCGGTGGACCGCTACCTCGAGGGCGAGACGAGCCTGCCCTTCCCCGTCCGGCCGACGGACCGCCCCATCAGCCTCTAGACTTCCGCAAGGAGCGGCCGAACGGCCGCTTCGTCCCGCCATCCACGCGCACATCAGCGCAAAATTTGGAGAAGACCAACGCATGAGACGTGCAAAGATCGTCGCGACCCTGGGTCCGGCGACCTCCAGCTACGAGAACATCCGAGCCATCCTCGAGGCCGGTGTCGACGTGGCCCGGATGAACCTCAGCCACGGCAGCTACGAGGTCCACGAGGGCGTCTACGCCAACATCCGCAAGGCCGCAGACGACGTCGACAAGGCCGTCGCGGTGCTCGTCGACCTGCAGGGTCCGAAGATCCGCCTCGGCAAGTTCTCGGACGGACCCCACGATCTCGCCGTCGGAGACATCTTCAAGATCACCACAGAGGACATCCTCGGCACCAAGGAGATCTGCGGCACGACGTTCAAGGGCCTCCCGCAGGACGTCGCCCCCGGCGACTTCCTCCTGATCGACGATGGCAAGGTCCGCGTCAAGGTCCTCGAGACGGACGGCGTCGTCGTCACGACCGAGGTCATCGTCGCCGGCCCCGTCTCGGACAACAAGGGCATCAACCTGCCCGGCGTCGCGGTCAACGTCCCGGCTCTGTCCGAGAAGGACGAGGCCGACCTGCGCTGGGGACTCCGTCTCGGCGCCGACATCATCGCGCTGTCGTTCGTCCGCAACGCGGAGGACATCGTCCGCGTCCACGAGATCATGGCGGAGGAGGGGCGCAAGCTCCCCGTCGTCGCGAAGATCGAGAAGCCGCAGGCCGTCGACAACCTCGAGGACATCACCGAGGCGTTCGACGCGATCATGGTCGCGCGTGGAGACCTCGGCGTCGAGCTGCCGCTCGAGGCCGTTCCGATCGTGCAGAAGCGCGCCATCGAGATCGCGCGTCGCCTCGCGAAGCCGGTCATCGTCGCCACGCAGATGCTCGAGTCGATGATCTCGAGCCCCGTCCCGACGCGCGCCGAGACGTCCGACGTCGCGAACGCCGTCCTCGACGGCGCCGACGCCGTCATGCTGTCCGGTGAGACGAGCGTGGGCAAGTACCCGGTCGTCACCGTCCAGACCATGGCGCGCATCGTGTCGTCGACCGAGGAGCACGGCCTCGAGCGCGTTCCGGCGCTCGGCACGAAGCCGCGTACGCAGGCCGGCGCGATCACGCTCGCCGCCGTCGACATCGCGAACTTCGTCGAGGCCAAGTATCTCTGCGTGTTCACCGAATCGGGGGAGTCGGTGCGCCGGATGAGCCGTCTGCGCAGCCCCATCCCCATCCTGGCGTTCACGCCCGACCCCGCGATCCGCCGCCGCATGGCGCTCAACTGGGGTGTGGAGTCCTTCGTGGTCGACCGCGTCACGCACACGGACCAGATGGTCGCGCAGGTCGACGAGGTGCTCACCTCGACGGGCCGCGCCGAGACGGGCGAGAAGGTCATCATCATCTCCGGTTCCCCTCCCGGAATCCCCGGCTCGACGAACGACGTCCGCGTTCACAACGTGGGCGACGTCCTGTAGAGGACAACGGCCGGACCGGGGCCGTCGTCGATGTCATCCGACATCGACGACGGCCTCCGTCGTTCCCGCGAGCAGTCGAGCGTCCGCTAGTCCTCGAGGGCTCGCTGACGGTCGAACTCGTCACGGTACCGGCCGGCCATCGCACGCGTGAACCGTGCGTCGGGTGAGCGGGTCACCCTCCACAACGCGGCACGGACGAGGAAGACGACGGGGAGGCGCAGGCGGCTCCGATGAAGAGCTGGCGCGCGAGATCGGTGCGCCAGGGGAGACCCGTCAGGTCGAGGAGGAACAGCCCGACGATGTAGACGGGAAGCGTGATGGACGGCAGCCAAAGCTTTCGTACGCTTCGCCGGAATCCGTCCTCCAGAGCCTCACCGGAGGCGAGCTCGATGGAGTCGCCGACGCGGTACCGCCGCCAACCCTCGACCTCGACCACGTCGTGGTCGAGGTGGCTTTCGTCGGCCGCCTTCCTCCGGTCGCGGATGCGGGCGTACTCCGCGGAGGAGAAATGCGCGACCTCGCGGTCTCCGTCGTCATCGACGACGACGAACCAGCCGTCCTCGAGGTCGTGGGGAGACTCGATCGTCCGCCGGATGCTCATCAGTCGTCTCCTCGACGAAGAAGTGTCCCGCGGAGGGTCTTCACGCGAGCGTTCTCGCCGCTCCATACAGGGGAGAGTAGAGGAGATGGATTGTGCCGGTGGTGGGACTCGAACCCACACGCCCTCTCGGACAAAGCATTTTGAGTGCTCCGCGTCTGCCATTCCGCCACACCGGCGCACAACACCGTGGATCAGGTTACCGTAGGATCGACTTGTGACCGAGCACGAAGAACCTGCAACAGCTCCCCGACGCGTCGTCGTCGCGGAGGACGAGTCCTTGATCCGACTGGACATCGTCGAGATCCTCCGAGACAACGGTTTCGAGGTCGTCGGCGAGGCCGGCGACGGCGAAACGGCCGTCGCTCTCGCCACCGAGCTGCGCCCCGACCTCGTCGTCATGGACGTCCGCATGCCGCAGCTCGACGGCATCGCCGCCGCGCGCCGCATCACGGAGGCCCAGATCGCCCCGGTGGTGCTCCTCACGGCCTTCAGTCAGAAGGAGCTCGTCGAGCAGGCTGCCGACGCCGGGGCACTCGCGTACGTCGTGAAGCCCTTCACGCCCAACGATCTCCTCCCGGCGATCGAGATCGCGCTCAGCCGCTACCAGCAGATCATCACCCTCGAAGCCGAGGTCGCCGACATGGTCGAGCGCTTCGAGACCCGCAAGCTCGTCGACCGCGCGAAGGGGCTGCTCAACGAGAAGATGGGCCTCTCGGAGCCCGAGGCGTTCCGCTGGATCCAGAAGGCATCGATGGATCGGCGGCTCACGATGCACGACGTCGCCCAGGCGATCATCGAACAGCTCGCCGCCAAGAAGTAGCGAGACACCCCGACGACGACGAAGCCCCCGGCGATGGCGCCGGGGGCTTCGTCGTGAGCGGGTGCGAGCGCTCAGCGGTCCTTGATGAGATTCGTGATGCGGATCGTCGAGCAGCGCCGACCTGCCTCGTCCGTCACCGCGATCTCGTGGACCGTCAGTGAACGCCCCAGATGGATCGGGGTGCAGACTCCCGTGACGATCCCGGACGTCGCGGATCGGGTGTGGGTCGCGTTGATGTCGATCCCGACGGCCAGCCGATCCGCGCCGGCCCACAGGTTCGCCGCCATCGAGCCGAGAGACTCCCCGAGCACGACATATGCTCCGCCGTGCAGCAGCATCGCCGGCTGGGTGTTGCCCTCGACGGGCATCGTGGCCACGGAACGGTCGACGGAGAACTCGGTGAACTCGATGCCCATCTTCTCCGCGAGGGCTCCGGCCCCCCGTTTCCGGACGAAGTCGAGCGCGTCCTCGTGTCGGTCTTCGGGCATGATCGCCTCCTGGTCGTCGCCCGCCGGGCACCGTCGGAGGTGGCTTGTAGGCTGGGCGTGTGTCGGAATCCGAAAAGCCTACCCTCCTCGTCATCGACGGTCACTCGCTCGCATTCCGGGCGTTCTACGCCCTTCCGGTCGACAGTTTCCAGACCAGGGATGGACAGCACACGAACGCCATCCACGGCTTCATCGCGATGCTCATCAACCTGCTCAAGGCGGAGAAGCCCACGCATCTCGCCGTGGCGTTCGACATCTCGCGTTTCAGCTTCCGCACGCGCGAGTATCCGGAGTACAAGGGCACGCGAGGAGAGACGCCGTCCGAATTCATCGGGCAGGTCCCGCTCCTCCAGGACGCGCTCAAGGCCATGAACATCGCGACGATCATGCTCGAGGACTTCGAGGCCGACGACGTGCTCGCGACGCTCTCGGTTCGCGCCACGGAGCAGGGGTTCCGGACGCTGCTCGTCTCCGGGGATCGCGACACCATCCAGCTCGTCAACGACGACGTCACTCTGCTCTACCCGTCGCGTCAGGGTGTCTCCGATCTCACCCGCTACGACCCGGCGAAGGTCAGAGAGCGGTACGGCATCGAGCCGCACCAGTACCCGGAGGTCGCCGCCCTCGTCGGGGAGACGAGCGACAACCTCCCCGGCGTGCCGAAGGTGGGTGAGAAGACCGCGGTCAAGTGGCTGGGTCTGTACGGGAGCCTCGACGGAATCCTCGAGAACGCCGACAAGATCACGGGCAAGGTGGGGGAGAGCCTTCGCGAGCACAAGGAGAACGCGGTCCGCAACCGCCGCTTGAACCGACTCGTCACGGACGCGCCGGTCGAGGTCGGGATCGACGAGCTCGAGAAGCAGCCGATCGACGAAGAGGAGGTGCGGTCCGTCTTCGGACGGCTCGAGTTCCGGACGCTCCTCGAACGCGTCCTCACGCTCGAGGGGATCGCCGGCGGTGAACCCGTCGTCTCCGCTCCCCGCATCACGGTGCCGGCCACACAGCGCCTCCTGGACGAGGAACTGCGCGGCTGGCTGACGCGATCGATGGCGGCGTCGCCCCACGGACTCGGGCTCAGCATCGACGTGCTCGACGGCCGACCGGTGTCGGCGGGAATCGCGTCGGCCGATGAGATCGTCCTGCTTCCGTGGCAGACGGGCGGGGCAGACTACGCGCCGTTCGAGGAGTGGCTCGCGAGCGACGCGCCCAAGCTCATGCACGACGCCAAGCCGCAGGTGAAGGCCCTCGCTCGCGCCGGTGTGCCGTTCGCCGGTCTCGCGTTCGACACGCAGATCGGGGCCTGGCTCCTCGCTCCCGGCGGCAAGGAGGCGTCGCTCGCGGACCTCACCCGGAAGATGCTCGACGAGGACCTCCCTGCTGCCGACCCCAACCAGCTCGTCCCCGACGACGACGCTCCCACCGCAGCCACCGCGGCCTGGTACGTCGGTCGCATCGTCGACCAGCTCACGACGGCGCTCGATGCCGGCTCGCTCGGGGTTCTCCGCGACATCGAGATGCCGACTCTCCTCGTGATCGCAGCCATGGAGCTCCGCGGAGTCACGGTCGACCATGCGTCCCTCGCCGATCTCTCGGGCGGGTTGGGCACCCGCGCCGCCGACCTCGCGGAGGCCGCTTTCGCCGAGATCGGGCGCGAGGTCAATCTCGGGTCGCCGAAGCAGCTCCAGGAGGTGCTCTTCGATCAGCTCGGCATGCCGAAGACACGCCCGAACAAGACGGGATACTCCACCGACGCCGGTGCGCTGGCCGACCTCCAGGCGAGCAATCCGCACCCGTTCCTCGACCTCCTCCTGCAGCACCGCGACGCGACGAAGCTCCGCCAGATCGTGGAGACCCTCGACAAGTCGATCGCCGACGACGGCCGCATCCACACGCGCTACGTCCAGAGCGGCACGGCCACCGGCCGTATCTCGTCGACCGACCCCAACCTGCAGAACATCCCGGTCCGCACGGAGGAGGGTCGGCGCATCCGGCAGTCGTTCCGGGTCGGCGACGGCTACGACACGTTGCTCACCGCGGACTATTCGCAGATCGAGATGCGCATCATGGCCCACCTCTCGGGCGACGCCGGACTCATCGAAGCCTTCCGCTCGGGCGAGGATCTGCACCGCTTCGTGGGTGCCCGCATCTTCGGAGTGGATCCAGCGGACGTCACGAATCTGATGCGCACGAAGGTCAAGGCCATGTCCTACGGGCTGGCCTACGGTCTCAGCGCTTTCGGGCTCTCCAAGCAGCTTCGGATCGATCAGTCCGAGGCCAAGGTGCTCATGACCGACTACTTCGAGCGCTTCGGCGCCGTCCGCGACTACCTGAGGGATGTCGTCGTCCAGGCCAAGGTGGACGGGTACACGACGACGATCTTCGGTCGCCGTCGTCCCTTCCCCGACCTCTCCAGTCCCAACCGCGTGCTCCGTGACAACGCCGAGCGCGCTGCGCTCAACTCGCCCATCCAGGGTTCCGCCGCCGACATCATGAAGTTCGCGATGATGCGCGTGGAGGAGGACCTCACGAGCAGGGGCCTGCGCTCCCGCATGCTCATGACCGTCCACGACGAGTTGATCTTCGAGGTCGACGCGTCTGAGACGGACGAGGTCGAGGAGATCGTGACCTCTCGGATGGCCGGAGCGGCCGACCTCACGGTGCCGCTCGAGGTACAGCTCGGTCACGGCACGGATTGGGACGCCGCCGCCCACTGATCCTGTCCAGGGCATCGACCGGATTGCAGGCGCGTCGGGTCGCGACATAGGCTCGCGAGCATGACTGAAAACGCATACACCTCCGGTCCCGAAGGAGTCGCGGCGGCGGGCGGCCAGCCCGAGCGCACCCCGACCGCGATCGACGCCGTGGCCGAGGAGTGGGTCACCACGCTCGCCGACCTCGAGCCCCGCCTCGCCGTCTGGATCGGCGGGATGCCCGACTCCGGCGGCTACGGCGATCTGTCGCCCGCCGGAGCAGAGGCTTACGCGTCCGCCGCTCGCCGGACGATCTCCGCCTTGGACGCCCTTGCTCCGTCTGACGCCGTCGACGAGGTCACGAAGTCGGACCTCCGCGACTCCCTCGCCCTCGATATCGAGGAGCACGAGGCCGGTCTGCACCTGCGCGACGTGAACGTGATCGCCTCGCCGGCGCAGGACATCCGCGAGGTCTTCGACCTCATGCCCACGTCGACGGTCGACGACTGGGAGATCGTGTCGACCCGTCTGGGCAATGTGGCCGGCGCCATCGACGGATACATCGAATCCCTCCGCGAAGGGATCCGGCGCGGGATCGTTCCGGCGAAGCGGCAGGTGCACGAGGTCTTCGAACAGGCGAAGAAGCTCGCCGACTCGGATGGATTCTTCGCGGGTCTCGCCGCCAACGCGTCACCGGACTCCGGTCAGCTGCCCGCGTCGCTCGCGAGCGAGCTGTCCAGCACCGCGGGGGAGGCGGCGGTCGCGTACCAGGAGCTCGCCGATTTCCTCGCTCACGAACTCGAGCCCGTCGCCGGGGAGAAGGACGCCGTCGGACGTGAGCTCTACGCGATCCAGTCGCGCAAGTTCCTCGGCGCGACGATCGATCTCGACGAGACGTACGAGTGGGGCATCGAGGAGCTCGCGCGGATGGTCGCCGAGCAGGAGTCGATCGCCCACCAGATCAAGCCGGGCGCCGGCGTGCTCGAGGCCATCGAGTTCCTCGACGGGGATCCGAGCCGGAAGCTCCATGGCACCGATGCGTTGCGCACGTGGATGCAGGAGACGAGCGACCGGGCCGTCGACGAGCTCTCCCGCTCGCACTTCGACATCCCCGATCCGATCAAGAGCCTCGAGTGCATGATCGCACCGACCCAAGAGGGAGGCATCTACTACACCGGCCCGTCCGACGACTTCACACGTCCAGGCCGCATGTGGTGGTCGGTTCCCGAGGGCGTCGAGGAGTTCGACACCTGGCGAGAGCTCACGACGGTCTACCACGAGGGCATCCCCGGTCACCACCTGCAGATCGGGCAGGCGGTCTACAACCGTGCGCTCCTCAACACCTGGCGTCGTCAACTCGCCGGTACCTCGGGCCACGCGGAGGGGTGGGCGCTCTACGCCGAACGTCTCATGCAGGAGCTCGGCTACCTCGACGACCCGGCTGATCGTCTCGGCATGCTCGACGGTCAGCGCATGCGAGCCGCTCGCGTCGTCCTCGACATCGGCGTGCACCTCGAGAAGCAGCTTCCCGACGGATCCGGCCAGTGGACGGCCGACTACGCATTCGATTTCATGGGTCGCAACGTCAACATGAACGCCGGCTTCGTGAAGTTCGAGGTCAACCGGTACCTCGGGTGGCCGGGACAGGCGCCCTCGTACAAGGTGGGTCAGCGAATCTGGGAGCAGATCCGCGACGAATCGAAGGAGCGCGAGGGCGACTCCTTCGACATGAAGACGTTCCACAAGCGGGCGCTCGACCTCGGGGGTGTCGGGCTCGACACCCTCCGCCGCACGCTCCTCGGCTGAGAGGCGGGCTGTTCACGCGATGGGACGTCGATCACGGTCGGCGTCCCATCCGTCTCTTCTTGGCAGACGACGCTTGGTCAGTGCCCCATGGAGTGTCTATGATGGAATGTCGCACTCGCGACGTCCTATCCGCCTGCCCGGCGCGAAACACATCACCACCATCCGTGCCAGGCCTGATATCCGTCCATACTGGAGCACCCACTACATGACAACCGCAACGACCGAAAAGGCAACCAAGCAGGTCGCTATCAACGACATCGGCTCTGCTGAAGACTTCCTTGCCGCGGTCGAGAAGACTCTGAAGTTCTTCAACGACGGTGACCTCATCGAAGGCACCGTAGTGAAGATCGACCGCGACGAGGTCCTCCTCGACGTGGGATACAAGACCGAGGGTGTCATCCCCTCGCGTGAACTTTCGATCAAGCACGACGTCGACCCCTCAGAGGTCGTCAAGGTCGGCGACAGCGTCGAAGCCCTCGTCCTCCAGAAGGAGGACAAGGAAGGTCGCCTGATCCTCTCCAAGAAGCGCGCTCAGTATGAGCGTGCATGGGGAGACGTCGAGAAGATCAAGGACGCCGACGGCGTCGTCACCGGATCCGTCATCGAGGTCGTCAAGGGCGGTCTCATCGTCGACATCGGACTCCGTGGCTTCCTTCCGGCCTCGCTCATCGAGCTCCGCCGCGTTCGCGACCTCACGCCGTACCTCGGCCAGGAGATCGAGGCGAAGATCCTCGAGCTCGACAAGAACCGCAACAACGTGGTGCTGTCGCGCCGTGCGCTGCTCGAGCAGACGCAGTCCGAGAGCCGCACGACCTTCCTCAACAACCTCCAGAAGGGACAGGTCCGTAAGGGCGTCGTCTCCTCGATCGTCAACTTCGGTGCCTTCGTGGACCTCGGCGGCGTCGACGGTCTCGTCCACGTCTCCGAGCTCAGCTGGAAGCACATCGAGCACGCGTCGGAGGTCGTCGAGGTCGGCCAGGAGGTCACCGTCGAGATCCTCGAGGTGGACCTCGATCGCGAGCGCGTGTCGCTCTCGCTCAAGGCCACCCAGGAGGACCCGTGGCAGGTCTTCGCCCGTACCCACGCGATCGGCCAGGTCGCCCCGGGCAAGGTCACGAAGCTCGTCCCGTTCGGTGCGTTCGTCCGCGTCGCGGATGGCATCGAGGGTCTCGTCCACATCTCCGAGCTCTCCGGCAAGCACGTCGAGCTCGCGGAGC
Proteins encoded in this window:
- the pyk gene encoding pyruvate kinase — its product is MRRAKIVATLGPATSSYENIRAILEAGVDVARMNLSHGSYEVHEGVYANIRKAADDVDKAVAVLVDLQGPKIRLGKFSDGPHDLAVGDIFKITTEDILGTKEICGTTFKGLPQDVAPGDFLLIDDGKVRVKVLETDGVVVTTEVIVAGPVSDNKGINLPGVAVNVPALSEKDEADLRWGLRLGADIIALSFVRNAEDIVRVHEIMAEEGRKLPVVAKIEKPQAVDNLEDITEAFDAIMVARGDLGVELPLEAVPIVQKRAIEIARRLAKPVIVATQMLESMISSPVPTRAETSDVANAVLDGADAVMLSGETSVGKYPVVTVQTMARIVSSTEEHGLERVPALGTKPRTQAGAITLAAVDIANFVEAKYLCVFTESGESVRRMSRLRSPIPILAFTPDPAIRRRMALNWGVESFVVDRVTHTDQMVAQVDEVLTSTGRAETGEKVIIISGSPPGIPGSTNDVRVHNVGDVL
- a CDS encoding ANTAR domain-containing response regulator: MTEHEEPATAPRRVVVAEDESLIRLDIVEILRDNGFEVVGEAGDGETAVALATELRPDLVVMDVRMPQLDGIAAARRITEAQIAPVVLLTAFSQKELVEQAADAGALAYVVKPFTPNDLLPAIEIALSRYQQIITLEAEVADMVERFETRKLVDRAKGLLNEKMGLSEPEAFRWIQKASMDRRLTMHDVAQAIIEQLAAKK
- a CDS encoding hotdog fold thioesterase, yielding MPEDRHEDALDFVRKRGAGALAEKMGIEFTEFSVDRSVATMPVEGNTQPAMLLHGGAYVVLGESLGSMAANLWAGADRLAVGIDINATHTRSATSGIVTGVCTPIHLGRSLTVHEIAVTDEAGRRCSTIRITNLIKDR
- the polA gene encoding DNA polymerase I; translation: MSESEKPTLLVIDGHSLAFRAFYALPVDSFQTRDGQHTNAIHGFIAMLINLLKAEKPTHLAVAFDISRFSFRTREYPEYKGTRGETPSEFIGQVPLLQDALKAMNIATIMLEDFEADDVLATLSVRATEQGFRTLLVSGDRDTIQLVNDDVTLLYPSRQGVSDLTRYDPAKVRERYGIEPHQYPEVAALVGETSDNLPGVPKVGEKTAVKWLGLYGSLDGILENADKITGKVGESLREHKENAVRNRRLNRLVTDAPVEVGIDELEKQPIDEEEVRSVFGRLEFRTLLERVLTLEGIAGGEPVVSAPRITVPATQRLLDEELRGWLTRSMAASPHGLGLSIDVLDGRPVSAGIASADEIVLLPWQTGGADYAPFEEWLASDAPKLMHDAKPQVKALARAGVPFAGLAFDTQIGAWLLAPGGKEASLADLTRKMLDEDLPAADPNQLVPDDDAPTAATAAWYVGRIVDQLTTALDAGSLGVLRDIEMPTLLVIAAMELRGVTVDHASLADLSGGLGTRAADLAEAAFAEIGREVNLGSPKQLQEVLFDQLGMPKTRPNKTGYSTDAGALADLQASNPHPFLDLLLQHRDATKLRQIVETLDKSIADDGRIHTRYVQSGTATGRISSTDPNLQNIPVRTEEGRRIRQSFRVGDGYDTLLTADYSQIEMRIMAHLSGDAGLIEAFRSGEDLHRFVGARIFGVDPADVTNLMRTKVKAMSYGLAYGLSAFGLSKQLRIDQSEAKVLMTDYFERFGAVRDYLRDVVVQAKVDGYTTTIFGRRRPFPDLSSPNRVLRDNAERAALNSPIQGSAADIMKFAMMRVEEDLTSRGLRSRMLMTVHDELIFEVDASETDEVEEIVTSRMAGAADLTVPLEVQLGHGTDWDAAAH